ACGCGGGACGAGGCGTATCGCTTGCCCTGAACTTCGTATTCATATTCGATTTTCGTGGTTCCACCTTCGCTGTCGTCAATGAACTCGGAGCGCGTGATTTTGCCTGTGGTTTCTTGCCAAGCAATTTGCGAGAGCGTCTGCTGTTTGCGCCAAACATAGACAGCGCCTCCGAACCAAAGCGCCGCCATCAAAGCAAGTGCCACACCGATGACTTTGGCAGCGGAAAAATCTGCGTGTTGCATTAGAGCGATGGTTGCGTTGAGCGGAAGATACAGTAAATTGGCACAAGAAGTTTCCGCAGGGGACTGGCACAGGTAAAAGTTGAAGCAAAGAAAGCAAAGCACACTACGGGCTGTAAGAGATGGCAAATGGACAGTTCTCACTCCTGATTGGCAAAAGACTTGCTTGTCCTCACTTCTGCCAGCATTTGCATGTTCAAGCGCTTCTTGAGTGCTCAAGACCGACGACGAAAGAGTTTTTCAAAAACGTGAAGGATGCACGGTTCAAACTCAGCTCACTCACTACGCGGGTTAGGGGAAACGCTTTCCTTTGCGCGCTCGTCCAGCTCCTTTCCAGCCGTAAACCAGTCAATTTTTCGCGTCAGATACATCACCAGCGCAAGCGTGACAAAAAGCAGCAAGCTCCCTAAGAGCAAGGCGTAATCTTGCAACTGCAAAATCGTAAAGAGAAAGCCATAGAGAATCGCCAGCACGCCCGCAATGAAAAGCGCTGCCACTCCACTTTTCAAAACACTCTTTGCATAGCCTGTGATGAGACCAATCACCGCAAAGCTGGAGACCAAATATGCCCAGTTAAAGCCAATTTGCTCCGAGAAAGAAAGTAGAAGCACATAGAAAATCACCAGTGCCAGCCCGATAAGCAAATACTGGATAGGGTGAATAGCGATGCGGTTCAAAAGCTCCGTCATAATGAAGGCAAGGAAGGTCAGCCCAATGAACATAATTGCGTATTTAACTGTGCGCATATTTTTCTGGTATTCATCAATCGGCAAAAGCAAACGCACGCCAAAGGCTGAGTGGTAGATGCGATATGCATTGCCAATCCACGCTTGCGGATAGTTACGATTGAGATGCAGCACCTTCCACGACCCTGAAAAGCCACTGCTGGTCGCATTAAGCGGTTGCTCAGGCAAGTATGCGCCGATGGCACTCGGATTAGTCCAGCTCGATGAGATTTTCACCGTGGTTTCTTTGCCAACTGGCACGACCATAAAGGCTTCACTGCCATTGA
The sequence above is a segment of the Chloroherpetonaceae bacterium genome. Coding sequences within it:
- a CDS encoding DUF3592 domain-containing protein; protein product: MQHADFSAAKVIGVALALMAALWFGGAVYVWRKQQTLSQIAWQETTGKITRSEFIDDSEGGTTKIEYEYEVQGKRYASSRVVLDYSPYNSAQLAKKYP